DNA sequence from the Streptomyces tsukubensis genome:
CGAGGCCCTCGCCGTCTCCGGGCTCGACCGCGACCGGCTGCTGCGCGAGGCCCCCGCGCCCCAGGCGGCGATGGCCCGGGCCGCGCAATGGGTCGAAAGGCTGCGGACCACCGGCCGGCCGGTCTTCCTCGCCGCGCCCGCGGTCTGGGACGGCATGTTCGTGCACTGGTACTTCGTCCGGTTCACCGGGCGCAGCCCCTTCGGCGCCACGGGGGCCGGGATCGACCTGCGCAGCTACTGGATGGGGCGGACGGGCTGCGAATGGCGCCGCTCCCACAAGAGCACCATCAAGGCCGCGACGGGCCTGAAGGACCTGCCGCACACGCACCACGCCGGTGAGGACGCGGCGGAGCTGGCCGCCGTCTTCGACGCCGTGCTGAAGGGCCGCGCGGGGGAGTAGCGGGCCGCCCGGGGCCGTACCGGGCCGTCGCCGCCCCGGCCGTACCCGCTCGCCGGGGACCGCGTACCTTCGGTGGGTACCCAGGGGACGGCGAGGAGAGCTGACGTGTGACCGAGGAGGAGTTCACGGACTTCTACACCCGATCCGTTCACCGCCTCACCGGCCAGCTCTATGTGATGACCGGCGATTTCCACGAGGCGCAGGACGTGGTGCAGGAGGCCTTCGTCCGGGCCTGGGGGCACCGACGCCGACTGGAGCAGGACCTCGGCCCGGAGGCCTGGGTGCGGACCGTCGCATGGCGGCTCGCGGTGAGCCGCTGGCGGCGCATGGTCAGGGGGCAGCGCGCCTGGCGGCGGCGCGGCGATCCGGAGGTCAGCGAGGGGCCCGACGCCGGAGCGGTCGATCTGGAGCGGGCGCTGCGCGGGATGCCCGCCCGGCAGCGGCAGTGCGCCGCGCTCTA
Encoded proteins:
- a CDS encoding SigE family RNA polymerase sigma factor; amino-acid sequence: MTEEEFTDFYTRSVHRLTGQLYVMTGDFHEAQDVVQEAFVRAWGHRRRLEQDLGPEAWVRTVAWRLAVSRWRRMVRGQRAWRRRGDPEVSEGPDAGAVDLERALRGMPARQRQCAALYYVCDLPVEQIAAETRLSTGTVKTHLHRARARLAGLLDRQGRVRTTDGGRL